In Dyadobacter sp. NIV53, a single window of DNA contains:
- a CDS encoding beta-ketoacyl-ACP synthase III, giving the protein MTQIRASITGIQGYVPDYILTNAELETMVATNDEWIVSRTGIKERHILKGEGLGSSHMGAEAVKGLLAKTNTSPEEIDLLICATTTPDFIFPCTANLICDMTGIRNIGSFDIQAACSGFVYALTIGSQFIETGKYKKIIVVGADKMSAIVDYTDRKTCILFGDGAGAVLLEPDTDGYGIQDSIIRSNGIGYPYLNQKAGGSRYPPTHETIDNGWHYVYQDGAQVFKFAVTNMADISAEIMEKNSLASNDVAWLVPHQANRRIIEATANRMGVGMDKVMMNIQNYGNTTSATIPLCLWDYESKLKKGDNLILAAFGGGFTWGALYLKWAYGE; this is encoded by the coding sequence ATGACCCAAATAAGAGCCTCTATTACAGGAATACAAGGGTATGTGCCTGACTATATTCTGACAAATGCTGAATTGGAAACAATGGTGGCTACCAATGATGAATGGATCGTTAGCCGTACCGGTATCAAAGAAAGGCATATTTTAAAAGGAGAAGGTTTGGGAAGTTCACACATGGGTGCTGAAGCTGTAAAAGGATTGTTAGCCAAAACCAATACCTCTCCGGAAGAAATAGATTTATTGATCTGCGCCACGACAACACCTGATTTTATTTTCCCGTGTACCGCCAATCTGATCTGCGATATGACAGGTATCCGTAACATCGGGAGCTTTGATATTCAGGCTGCTTGTTCAGGATTCGTGTACGCACTTACGATTGGGTCCCAATTTATTGAGACTGGAAAATATAAAAAAATCATCGTAGTCGGTGCAGATAAGATGTCTGCAATCGTAGATTATACAGATCGTAAAACGTGTATTCTTTTCGGTGATGGCGCGGGAGCTGTTCTTTTGGAACCTGACACAGACGGTTATGGTATTCAGGATTCTATCATTAGGTCAAATGGTATTGGCTATCCGTACCTGAATCAGAAAGCAGGAGGAAGCAGGTATCCGCCCACGCATGAGACGATCGACAATGGCTGGCATTATGTGTATCAGGACGGAGCTCAGGTTTTTAAATTTGCGGTGACAAACATGGCGGATATTTCAGCTGAAATCATGGAAAAGAACAGCCTCGCCAGTAATGACGTAGCATGGCTTGTTCCACATCAGGCCAACCGACGTATCATAGAGGCTACTGCTAACAGAATGGGCGTGGGAATGGATAAAGTAATGATGAATATCCAGAATTACGGAAATACTACTTCTGCTACTATTCCACTCTGCCTGTGGGATTACGAATCAAAATTAAAAAAAGGGGATAATCTTATACTAGCTGCCTTTGGTGGCGGCTTTACCTGGGGTGCACTTTATTTAAAATGGGCTTACGGGGAATAA
- the efp gene encoding elongation factor P yields the protein MATTADLRNGLVIHYNHDLFQVTEFQHVKPGKGNAFVRTKLKSLTSGKVLDNTFTSGATIIPVRVERHKFQFLYKDEIGYNFMNSETFDQVLIDEKLVTNADLMKDGQEVEILINTETDAALLCELPPFVELTVTYSEPGLKGDTANSPKKAIEVETGARIMVPLFIEEGQKIKVDTRTYDYVERVKS from the coding sequence ATGGCAACTACAGCAGATTTGCGCAACGGATTGGTAATTCACTATAACCACGATCTGTTTCAGGTTACAGAATTTCAGCATGTGAAGCCCGGTAAGGGAAATGCTTTTGTTCGTACGAAATTAAAAAGTCTTACTTCAGGTAAAGTTTTAGACAATACTTTCACTTCAGGAGCTACAATTATACCGGTTCGCGTTGAACGTCATAAATTTCAATTTTTATATAAAGATGAAATTGGATATAATTTCATGAACTCTGAGACTTTCGATCAGGTATTGATTGACGAAAAACTTGTAACCAATGCCGATCTTATGAAAGACGGACAGGAAGTTGAGATCCTGATCAATACAGAAACTGACGCAGCATTACTTTGCGAACTTCCTCCTTTTGTTGAATTGACTGTTACTTATTCGGAGCCGGGTTTAAAAGGAGATACTGCCAACTCACCTAAAAAGGCGATTGAAGTTGAGACTGGTGCAAGGATTATGGTTCCGTTGTTTATTGAAGAAGGGCAAAAGATTAAAGTTGACACACGTACCTACGATTACGTAGAAAGAGTAAAATCATAA
- the accB gene encoding acetyl-CoA carboxylase biotin carboxyl carrier protein, translated as METKEIQKLIDFIAQSGLDEVNIETTDLKIKVKRYGSAPAVSYAIAQTVSPAPAFAPAVPTTPVTLSASSEVTPPSEPATANLITIKSPMIGTFYRASNPETPSFVSIGDEIKPGSVVCVIEAMKLFNEIESEISGKIVKILVENATPVEFDQPLFLVEPA; from the coding sequence ATGGAAACCAAAGAAATTCAAAAATTAATTGACTTCATTGCCCAGTCGGGTCTGGATGAAGTGAATATTGAAACAACTGATTTGAAGATTAAGGTAAAGAGATATGGTTCTGCTCCGGCAGTTTCCTATGCTATAGCCCAGACCGTATCGCCAGCACCGGCATTTGCTCCTGCTGTACCAACGACTCCGGTTACACTCTCAGCATCTTCTGAAGTAACACCACCTTCTGAGCCAGCAACAGCAAATCTTATCACGATTAAATCACCAATGATTGGTACATTTTATCGTGCTTCCAATCCTGAAACTCCTTCATTTGTAAGTATTGGTGATGAAATTAAGCCCGGTTCAGTAGTATGCGTGATAGAAGCAATGAAGCTTTTCAACGAAATTGAATCTGAAATTTCAGGGAAAATTGTAAAAATACTGGTTGAAAACGCAACTCCGGTTGAATTTGACCAACCTTTATTTCTTGTTGAGCCTGCATAA
- the accC gene encoding acetyl-CoA carboxylase biotin carboxylase subunit produces the protein MFKKILIANRGEIALRVIRTCREMGIKTVAVYSTADRDSLHVRFADEAVCIGPPPSRQSYLSIQNIISAAEVTGADAIHPGYGFLSENAEFSQICADYGIKFIGATAAQINGMGDKATAKATMIAAGVPVVPGSEGLLESFEQGKKLAEGIGYPVIVKATAGGGGRGMRVINKPDEFEKAWNDARTESAAAFGNDGLYLEKFVVEPRHIEIQIIGDQYGKVCHLSERDCSIQRRHQKLVEETPSPIITPELREKMGAAAIKGAQAIGYEGAGTVEFLVDKYGDFFFMEMNTRIQVEHPITEEVTDFDLIKEQIKVAAGEPILGINYTPKLFAMECRINAEDPANNFRPSPGKITNLHFPGGHGIRIDSHVYSGYTIPPNYDSMIAKLIVSGQSREEVLTRMKRALQEFVIEGIKTTIPFHIKLMDDPGFKSGNFTTKYLETFDFSSL, from the coding sequence ATGTTTAAAAAGATACTCATTGCCAACAGAGGCGAAATCGCCTTACGTGTTATCAGGACTTGCCGCGAAATGGGAATTAAAACGGTTGCAGTTTATTCTACTGCCGACCGCGACAGCCTTCACGTCCGCTTTGCCGATGAGGCAGTTTGCATCGGGCCTCCTCCAAGCCGTCAATCCTACCTGAGTATTCAGAATATTATTTCAGCAGCCGAAGTTACAGGTGCTGACGCTATACATCCGGGTTACGGTTTCTTATCTGAAAATGCTGAATTTTCACAGATATGCGCTGATTACGGAATTAAATTCATTGGTGCTACTGCTGCGCAGATCAATGGAATGGGCGACAAGGCTACAGCCAAAGCTACCATGATTGCGGCTGGCGTTCCGGTTGTACCCGGTTCCGAAGGTTTACTGGAATCTTTTGAACAAGGGAAAAAGCTGGCTGAAGGAATTGGTTATCCTGTGATTGTGAAAGCAACAGCGGGTGGCGGCGGACGCGGAATGCGTGTGATCAACAAACCTGACGAATTTGAAAAAGCATGGAATGATGCCCGTACAGAGTCGGCGGCGGCATTTGGAAATGATGGTTTATATCTCGAAAAATTTGTAGTAGAGCCACGCCATATTGAAATTCAGATCATTGGAGATCAGTACGGTAAAGTTTGTCATTTGTCAGAACGTGATTGCTCTATCCAACGCCGTCATCAGAAGTTGGTTGAAGAAACTCCTTCACCCATTATAACACCTGAATTACGCGAGAAAATGGGTGCCGCTGCTATCAAAGGTGCTCAGGCAATCGGTTACGAAGGTGCAGGAACAGTTGAGTTTCTGGTTGATAAGTACGGCGACTTTTTCTTTATGGAAATGAATACGCGTATTCAGGTAGAACACCCTATCACAGAAGAAGTTACAGATTTTGACCTGATAAAGGAGCAAATCAAAGTAGCAGCTGGTGAACCAATTCTGGGAATTAATTATACGCCAAAACTTTTTGCTATGGAATGCCGGATCAATGCAGAAGATCCTGCAAATAACTTCCGTCCTTCACCAGGTAAAATTACAAATTTACATTTTCCGGGAGGTCATGGCATCAGGATCGACAGCCATGTTTACAGTGGATATACTATTCCGCCTAATTACGATTCTATGATTGCGAAGCTTATCGTAAGCGGACAGTCACGTGAAGAAGTACTGACCCGTATGAAACGTGCTTTACAGGAATTTGTGATTGAAGGAATTAAAACGACAATTCCGTTCCATATTAAACTGATGGATGATCCTGGTTTTAAATCCGGAAACTTCACAACCAAATATCTGGAAACTTTCGATTTTTCTTCACTTTGA
- a CDS encoding AraC family transcriptional regulator, giving the protein MLVQWHPGEETEGFAINITPDFFFNNLPETHPLYSHFQSGIDEVLPAFMSQRNLPVTPRMISTLFEILNCTYSGYHKSLFVKAKVIELLALQFEQYEQLPVPDIASAPKQEDIEKMHLARQILIDNIETPLSLKDLAHQIGTNEFNLKKYFKEVFGTTVFGYLHETRMEKSREQLCQDGNKIAEIAQRMGYKHATHFTAAFKKYYGYLPNKIRIVLINLFQITEYLIELGTELIESGGVVEMI; this is encoded by the coding sequence ATGCTGGTGCAATGGCATCCAGGTGAAGAAACAGAGGGATTTGCTATTAATATAACACCTGATTTCTTCTTTAATAATCTACCTGAGACACATCCGCTTTATTCTCATTTTCAAAGCGGTATAGACGAAGTACTGCCTGCTTTTATGAGCCAGCGTAATTTGCCGGTGACTCCACGTATGATCTCGACCCTGTTCGAAATCCTGAATTGCACATACAGCGGCTACCATAAAAGTTTGTTTGTAAAAGCAAAAGTGATAGAATTGCTGGCTTTACAGTTTGAACAGTACGAACAATTACCTGTTCCTGATATTGCATCGGCACCAAAACAGGAAGATATCGAAAAAATGCACCTGGCCCGACAAATCCTGATTGACAATATTGAAACACCATTATCTCTGAAAGACCTTGCACATCAGATCGGCACCAATGAGTTTAACCTCAAAAAGTATTTTAAAGAAGTGTTTGGCACCACCGTTTTTGGTTATTTACATGAAACCAGAATGGAGAAATCCCGCGAACAGCTATGCCAGGATGGAAACAAAATTGCTGAAATAGCACAGCGAATGGGCTACAAACACGCAACTCATTTCACGGCCGCATTTAAAAAATATTATGGCTACCTTCCCAACAAAATACGGATTGTTTTAATCAATCTTTTTCAAATTACTGAATATCTGATCGAACTGGGAACTGAGCTGATTGAAAGTGGCGGTGTTGTCGAGATGATTTGA
- a CDS encoding Fic family protein — MPIFDRTKPFNDLPLLPLTEDITNDIDVLKKLVLASRALATVNSNVLRLPNPLMLVNTIALQEARTSTEIENIFTTEDELYKAITDTLKEEQNNTAIKEVIRYREAMWAGYQNLDTNRGIDLETITRVFQQIKNTTSKLRSPQAQVVIKRGQSEFRAGEIIYTPPRGGAIIESLMKNLIDFLNDDQKYVDDPLLKMCIAHYQFEAIHPFYDGNGRTGRILNLLYLVQKQLLIQPVLYLSKYIIINKEDYYYHLGAVNQHRAWKNWILFMLNAVENTSLLTSSLIDEIIKQMAETLAYGKANIKWYNKEINETLFSQPYCKPANLAKVLKRSSRTTLTKYMDELVTAKILTPRREGKEIYYLNEDLIRILQS; from the coding sequence ATGCCAATTTTCGATAGAACAAAACCATTTAATGATCTTCCTCTATTACCCTTAACAGAAGATATTACAAACGATATTGATGTTCTAAAAAAACTCGTGCTTGCTTCCAGGGCATTAGCAACGGTTAATAGCAATGTATTAAGACTTCCTAATCCCCTTATGCTGGTGAATACAATTGCGTTACAAGAAGCCAGAACTTCAACAGAGATTGAAAACATATTTACAACAGAAGACGAATTGTACAAAGCAATTACGGATACTTTAAAAGAGGAACAAAATAATACGGCTATCAAAGAAGTAATCAGATACAGAGAAGCAATGTGGGCCGGCTATCAAAATTTGGATACAAATCGAGGAATTGATCTCGAAACTATAACCCGGGTATTTCAACAAATCAAAAATACAACGTCTAAATTACGGTCTCCTCAGGCACAAGTTGTAATTAAAAGAGGACAAAGCGAGTTCCGGGCAGGCGAAATAATTTATACTCCACCCAGAGGCGGGGCAATTATAGAATCGCTAATGAAAAACCTAATTGATTTTTTAAATGATGATCAAAAATATGTAGATGATCCTTTACTAAAAATGTGCATCGCCCACTATCAATTTGAGGCTATTCATCCATTCTACGACGGTAATGGCAGAACTGGCAGAATTCTCAATTTACTATACCTGGTACAAAAACAGCTGCTGATTCAGCCAGTTCTTTATTTATCCAAATATATCATTATCAATAAAGAAGATTACTATTATCATTTAGGGGCAGTTAACCAACATAGAGCATGGAAAAACTGGATTTTATTTATGCTCAACGCGGTAGAAAACACTTCACTTTTAACAAGTTCATTAATTGATGAAATTATAAAGCAAATGGCCGAAACACTTGCTTATGGAAAGGCGAACATAAAATGGTATAACAAAGAAATTAATGAAACTCTTTTTAGTCAGCCATACTGCAAACCTGCAAACCTTGCCAAGGTGCTAAAAAGATCGTCCCGAACTACTCTAACAAAATATATGGATGAACTTGTCACAGCAAAAATACTGACCCCTCGAAGAGAAGGGAAAGAAATTTATTATCTGAATGAAGATTTGATAAGAATTTTACAGTCATAG
- a CDS encoding substrate-binding domain-containing protein — protein sequence MGFSQCTGADNWRKTMQESMYRELSFNPEINFVMKDAGSQSEKQIRQISELIDANIDLLIVSPNEAKPITPIVEKAYQNGIPVIILDRRTNSDQYTAYVGADNVEVGQVAGTYANTLLKGKGKVIEISELPGSSADIDRHKGFIEILKRFPEIKLIAKLDGDWDKYSFEKPLTALLKANADIDVIFCQNDRRVLQAFKVLKNLGLEKKIKLIGVDGLPGPNGGIDMVDRDVLNATVLYPTGGEEAIRTAIAILQKQPFKRENRLQITMIDSTNVRIMKLQSEKLIAQQNDIERRQEKIEEQRAISENQAIIIYAISITLALALLFGALSFYSLNENRKINKRLEVQNHEISDQKNQIEHLAQSAEIENEAKLNFFTNISHEFRTPLTLILAPVEDILSNEKIRDPLVKQELSLIRKNTLRLLRLVNQLMDFRKIGSHKMQVRAGEHNLVAFIRDIMIAFERIAAKRKIDFQLVASEPEIMVWFDATMLDKVIFNLLSNAFKFTPDKGRVYLYIKTFSPGPVQIRVEDNGIGMTASEVAHAFEVFYQGESGYKTLGTGLGLALSKELITLHKGTITVKSDPNKETCFTIELPLGHTHFQEEERRNEPVEDFSMTQNFEISDENNALTIPETAVGTHHEQSILIIEDNTDLSTLLEQKLLKSYHIYKAADGEDGLRSAFEHIPDLIICDVMLPKKDGLSLASILKTDFRTSHIPVILLTAKASPEQQIEGIRTGVDAYITKPFNLEYVGEMIKTLLKNRALLREHFTSELPVETSVGTNPNKIDKKFLTSFTAYIEEHYSNSELNVEDIGKDLGMSRVQLYRKVKALLGLSVNEYIQQIRLNKAKFLLRRDDLTVSDIAYKVGFSSPTYFSTAFKGKYNQTPLEYKKS from the coding sequence ATAGGTTTTTCGCAATGTACCGGCGCCGACAACTGGCGAAAAACCATGCAGGAAAGCATGTACAGGGAATTGTCTTTCAATCCGGAGATCAATTTTGTCATGAAAGATGCCGGCAGCCAGAGTGAAAAGCAAATCCGGCAGATAAGCGAATTGATCGACGCAAATATTGATCTGCTGATCGTATCTCCCAACGAAGCAAAGCCCATCACGCCTATTGTTGAAAAAGCTTACCAGAATGGTATTCCGGTTATTATTCTGGACCGTCGTACCAATTCCGACCAGTATACGGCTTATGTGGGAGCAGATAATGTGGAGGTAGGCCAAGTAGCCGGAACGTATGCCAATACGCTTTTAAAAGGAAAAGGTAAAGTAATTGAAATCAGTGAATTGCCGGGTTCCTCTGCTGATATTGACCGCCACAAAGGTTTTATAGAAATTCTTAAGCGCTTTCCGGAGATCAAACTTATTGCAAAACTGGATGGTGACTGGGACAAATATTCTTTTGAAAAACCACTAACGGCATTACTGAAAGCCAACGCTGATATTGACGTTATTTTTTGTCAGAATGATCGCAGGGTTTTACAGGCTTTTAAAGTATTAAAAAATCTGGGTCTTGAAAAAAAGATCAAATTGATAGGTGTGGATGGCCTTCCGGGCCCAAATGGAGGAATTGACATGGTGGATCGGGATGTACTAAACGCTACGGTTTTATATCCGACAGGTGGTGAAGAAGCGATCCGTACTGCCATCGCGATTTTACAAAAACAGCCGTTTAAAAGAGAAAACCGTTTGCAAATCACCATGATCGACTCGACGAATGTCAGGATTATGAAACTGCAAAGCGAAAAATTGATTGCCCAGCAAAATGACATAGAACGGCGGCAGGAAAAAATTGAAGAGCAGCGTGCCATTTCTGAAAACCAGGCCATTATTATTTATGCCATTTCGATTACACTGGCACTGGCGTTGCTTTTTGGTGCATTGTCCTTTTATTCATTGAACGAAAACCGGAAAATCAATAAAAGGCTTGAAGTCCAAAATCATGAAATATCTGATCAGAAAAACCAGATTGAGCATTTAGCCCAAAGTGCTGAAATTGAAAACGAAGCAAAACTCAACTTTTTCACCAACATTTCACACGAATTCCGCACACCACTTACATTAATCCTTGCGCCCGTTGAAGATATTTTATCCAATGAAAAAATACGGGATCCGCTGGTTAAACAAGAGCTTTCTTTAATTCGTAAAAACACACTGCGGCTGCTGCGGCTGGTAAACCAGCTCATGGATTTCCGGAAAATAGGAAGTCATAAAATGCAGGTCCGGGCAGGAGAACATAATCTGGTTGCTTTTATCAGGGATATCATGATTGCATTTGAGCGTATAGCTGCAAAGCGCAAAATTGATTTCCAGCTTGTTGCTTCCGAACCCGAAATTATGGTCTGGTTTGATGCTACGATGCTGGATAAAGTGATTTTCAATTTACTTTCCAATGCGTTTAAGTTTACTCCGGATAAAGGGCGGGTCTATTTATACATCAAAACATTTTCTCCAGGCCCGGTTCAGATACGTGTGGAAGATAACGGGATTGGTATGACAGCCTCCGAAGTTGCGCATGCTTTTGAAGTATTTTATCAGGGAGAAAGTGGTTATAAAACCCTAGGTACCGGTCTTGGGCTGGCTCTTTCCAAAGAATTGATCACACTTCATAAAGGAACAATTACAGTGAAAAGCGATCCCAACAAGGAAACCTGCTTTACGATTGAATTGCCGCTGGGCCACACACATTTTCAGGAAGAGGAACGCAGAAATGAGCCTGTTGAAGATTTTTCAATGACTCAAAACTTTGAAATTTCAGATGAAAACAATGCTTTAACAATTCCGGAAACTGCTGTCGGCACTCATCATGAACAATCGATCCTGATTATCGAAGACAATACTGACCTCAGCACTTTGCTCGAACAGAAATTACTAAAAAGTTACCACATTTATAAAGCAGCAGATGGAGAAGATGGCCTCAGATCAGCATTTGAGCATATTCCGGACCTGATTATCTGTGACGTCATGCTGCCAAAAAAAGACGGTCTCAGTCTGGCGTCTATCCTGAAAACCGATTTCAGGACTTCACACATTCCGGTCATTCTGCTTACTGCCAAAGCCAGTCCCGAACAACAGATTGAAGGAATCCGGACTGGCGTGGATGCATACATTACCAAACCTTTTAACCTGGAATATGTCGGGGAAATGATTAAAACATTGTTGAAAAACCGTGCCCTGCTGCGGGAACATTTTACCAGTGAACTACCCGTTGAAACATCGGTAGGTACAAATCCGAATAAGATTGATAAAAAATTCCTGACCAGTTTTACGGCTTATATTGAAGAACATTACAGCAATTCGGAATTGAACGTAGAAGATATCGGCAAAGATCTTGGAATGTCCAGGGTTCAGTTATACCGGAAAGTGAAAGCACTTCTGGGATTGAGTGTTAATGAATATATTCAGCAAATTCGCTTAAACAAGGCCAAGTTTTTATTGAGACGCGATGATCTGACTGTTTCAGACATTGCTTACAAAGTCGGCTTTTCTTCTCCTACTTATTTCTCTACTGCCTTTAAAGGGAAATATAACCAGACGCCGCTGGAATATAAAAAATCATGA
- a CDS encoding sugar porter family MFS transporter, translating into MKNSKVLVWSVVVALGGFLFGFDTAVISGAEKSIQHLWELSPVEHGFTVSIALIGTVLGAMLGGIPADRLGRKSTLFWIAVLYLVSSLGSALATNWYAFIFFRFMGGLGVGASSVAAPMYISEISPAKNRGKMVGLFQFNVVFGILIAYFSNYFMQDMGENAWRWMLGVQAVPSLVFLLAILYVPESPRWLIMKKGKAQEAKTVLDIIDPETSEETLQAILKASKETNEQPKAKLFSAKYKTPVTLAILFAVFNQVSGINAIIYYSPRIFEMTGLGAKAAFLSSAGIGFVNFAFTLLAINFIDRFGRRTLMAIGSVGVIITLGLVARAFFIQDFSGVPIFLFVYIAFFAFSQGAVIWVFISEIFPNEVRAHGQALGSFTHWFMAAIIAFSFPIIAEYLGGGITFSFFALMMVLQLIFVWRLMPETKGTSLERIEKTMILH; encoded by the coding sequence ATGAAAAACAGCAAAGTATTAGTTTGGTCGGTCGTTGTAGCGCTGGGAGGATTTCTATTTGGATTCGACACAGCGGTTATCTCCGGCGCAGAAAAGTCTATTCAGCATTTATGGGAATTATCGCCTGTTGAACATGGCTTCACAGTTTCCATAGCACTCATCGGAACTGTACTTGGGGCCATGCTTGGCGGAATTCCAGCCGATCGTTTGGGCCGTAAATCAACTTTATTCTGGATAGCCGTTTTATATCTGGTTTCCTCTCTCGGCTCGGCTCTTGCTACCAATTGGTATGCCTTCATCTTCTTTCGTTTTATGGGTGGACTTGGTGTAGGTGCTTCCTCCGTGGCCGCTCCAATGTACATTTCTGAAATTTCTCCGGCAAAAAACAGGGGCAAAATGGTAGGCCTCTTCCAGTTCAATGTAGTTTTCGGAATCCTGATCGCCTATTTCTCTAATTATTTTATGCAGGACATGGGAGAAAACGCCTGGCGCTGGATGCTGGGCGTACAGGCGGTGCCTTCCCTGGTATTCTTACTTGCGATTTTGTATGTACCAGAAAGTCCTCGCTGGCTAATCATGAAAAAAGGCAAAGCGCAGGAAGCTAAAACAGTTCTTGACATTATAGACCCTGAAACCAGTGAGGAAACCCTACAGGCAATATTAAAAGCCAGTAAGGAAACCAACGAGCAGCCAAAAGCAAAATTATTTTCAGCGAAATATAAGACACCGGTAACTCTGGCTATCCTCTTTGCTGTTTTCAACCAGGTTTCGGGTATCAATGCCATTATCTATTACAGTCCGCGCATTTTTGAAATGACCGGATTAGGTGCAAAAGCAGCCTTTTTATCTTCTGCCGGCATTGGTTTTGTCAATTTCGCTTTTACGCTTTTGGCCATCAATTTTATTGACCGTTTTGGTCGCAGAACACTGATGGCCATTGGTTCAGTGGGCGTTATCATTACATTAGGACTTGTTGCCAGAGCCTTCTTTATACAGGATTTTTCGGGTGTACCCATCTTCCTGTTCGTCTATATCGCCTTTTTTGCTTTTTCGCAGGGAGCGGTGATATGGGTTTTTATATCCGAAATTTTCCCCAATGAAGTACGTGCTCACGGACAGGCCTTAGGCAGTTTCACACACTGGTTTATGGCTGCTATAATCGCATTTTCCTTTCCGATCATTGCAGAATATCTGGGCGGGGGCATCACCTTTTCCTTCTTTGCACTGATGATGGTTTTACAGCTCATTTTCGTGTGGCGGCTCATGCCCGAAACCAAAGGAACTTCTCTCGAACGTATTGAAAAGACTATGATTTTACATTAA
- a CDS encoding carbohydrate kinase, with the protein MKTQLTIFGEMLWDMLPTGKQPGGAPMNVAIHLKNFGLDPAFISRVGDDDLGSELMEYLGRQGLQTDYIQTGITHLTGIVKVNLTNKTEVTYKIVQPVAWDYIQVTPENKKLVSESDVFVYGSLSARSPQSRETLYELLEVAKLKVFDVNIRPPHFDRPTAEYLLQKADIVKMNEQELDTVAGWYGILPDLETQMKFLFERFNLQMICITLGADGAKVLNHDGFFNQSGYPVQVQDTIGSGDSFLAMFLKEYISGSSISIALRKACAVGALVATHKGATPSVSESELSHFLNVNQ; encoded by the coding sequence ATGAAAACTCAATTAACAATTTTTGGCGAAATGCTCTGGGACATGCTGCCTACCGGAAAGCAGCCCGGCGGTGCACCTATGAATGTTGCTATCCATCTCAAAAACTTTGGGCTTGACCCCGCTTTTATCAGCCGGGTGGGTGACGACGATCTGGGCAGCGAACTGATGGAATATCTCGGCAGGCAAGGATTACAAACCGATTATATCCAAACCGGAATTACACATTTGACCGGTATTGTAAAAGTTAACCTGACAAACAAAACAGAGGTCACTTACAAGATCGTCCAGCCAGTTGCATGGGATTATATTCAGGTTACTCCGGAGAATAAAAAACTGGTTTCTGAGTCCGATGTTTTTGTTTATGGAAGTTTGTCGGCAAGAAGTCCGCAATCCAGGGAAACACTTTATGAGCTTTTAGAAGTTGCAAAACTAAAAGTATTTGACGTAAATATCCGTCCGCCTCATTTCGACCGTCCGACTGCCGAGTATTTGCTTCAAAAAGCAGATATCGTTAAAATGAATGAACAGGAACTGGACACAGTAGCAGGCTGGTACGGCATATTACCTGACCTGGAAACCCAGATGAAATTCCTCTTTGAGCGCTTTAACCTGCAAATGATATGTATTACTCTCGGAGCTGACGGTGCCAAAGTATTAAACCACGATGGCTTTTTTAATCAGTCGGGCTATCCCGTTCAGGTTCAGGATACTATTGGCAGCGGTGACTCCTTTCTTGCTATGTTTCTTAAAGAATATATCTCAGGTTCATCCATTTCCATTGCGCTTAGAAAGGCCTGTGCAGTAGGTGCACTGGTGGCAACGCATAAGGGCGCTACGCCTTCGGTTTCTGAATCTGAGCTTAGTCATTTTCTTAACGTTAACCAATAA